In the Muricauda sp. MAR_2010_75 genome, one interval contains:
- a CDS encoding relaxase/mobilization nuclease domain-containing protein, protein MIGRILYRENCQGILNYVFGKKGVSILGYGNMYSQDISQRFFGNVLHFQGQRNATKNRYAHITLNLPHCEHLDDKAFHELSEEYMEQMGYGEQPYVVVRHNDTKHEHVHIVTTNVDEAGKVIGIFNSHRRNMATQRHLEKKYGLSPSPEKKEQRELPLYRLPQLQSDMDHAQGTKFYLQDVLNSILQKHKVRGFEELARLVRPYHIELKLTKNETGRIGVSYGLDNQNGYRTRFINGSTVHRNLSGPKLQKVFNINSSSKLLPMHRKRLSKQVETTYALFKTIRPNELADVLKVYQGIDIRLDRKGDIVQGYTIYDKSGYVFQEAELGKHIKMRNRLDIFGKGDSPTEMDIESKQFRLEIQKLIKEAFYASYLKTKKRTGLFSEHMETKNLRDVLQDLITLEKYRFLERYLPNNQKVLFRKAVQNMFPIVRDRLVGLETKKERETLEGKFRLIGDILEKGIFDVGVKGGSVRYLFQALGVEYRDDRLYFADSSKHSIPIALGNLPSPKDMEEYVSTGFVRQNHLLLEMLTAQNSDNGSKLTATAFFLPMVFPKLFERMHPVYRQRYEHTALGSYLEHAERMHAPFERSAKDYISFFNAKGFYFVKGENALEIKSIYTDKASSYVLPKRTNLYLSSTLKLAEIFREQQAVINDLEKNGRNHFKNLWTGHLMELGLYDRVAFMLTAEKVYPNLHGNIVQHHMDKGLRQTVHRAMERKTSIQQNRLLKKGVYSIGSLLVDRDGDHEEVFNGFRDELTDWSKHKGKEISF, encoded by the coding sequence ATGATAGGGAGGATACTATACCGGGAAAACTGCCAAGGAATTTTGAACTATGTGTTCGGCAAGAAAGGGGTGAGTATCCTTGGTTATGGGAATATGTATTCTCAGGACATATCACAAAGATTCTTCGGGAACGTACTCCATTTTCAAGGGCAGCGCAATGCCACCAAAAACCGCTATGCCCACATCACCTTGAACCTTCCCCATTGCGAACATCTTGATGACAAAGCCTTCCATGAGTTATCGGAGGAATATATGGAACAAATGGGCTATGGGGAACAACCCTATGTAGTGGTCAGGCACAACGACACCAAGCACGAGCATGTCCATATCGTGACTACCAATGTGGACGAAGCGGGAAAGGTCATCGGGATCTTCAACAGCCATCGAAGGAACATGGCCACCCAACGCCATCTTGAAAAAAAGTATGGCCTATCCCCTTCTCCGGAGAAAAAAGAACAAAGGGAACTTCCCCTTTATAGATTGCCCCAATTACAGTCCGACATGGACCATGCACAGGGAACAAAATTCTATTTACAGGATGTGCTCAACAGTATCCTTCAAAAGCACAAGGTCCGGGGTTTTGAAGAACTGGCCAGATTGGTCAGGCCCTATCACATCGAGTTAAAACTGACGAAGAACGAAACAGGAAGGATAGGGGTCTCATATGGACTGGACAACCAAAACGGATACAGGACAAGGTTCATTAACGGTTCCACAGTACATAGAAACTTGAGCGGCCCAAAACTTCAGAAGGTCTTCAATATCAATTCCAGTTCCAAGTTGTTGCCCATGCACCGGAAACGCCTGTCAAAACAGGTAGAGACCACCTATGCCCTTTTCAAGACCATTCGGCCGAATGAACTGGCCGATGTGCTCAAGGTGTACCAGGGCATCGATATAAGACTGGACAGGAAAGGGGATATTGTTCAAGGATATACGATTTATGACAAATCGGGATATGTGTTTCAAGAAGCTGAACTAGGTAAACATATCAAGATGCGGAACCGTTTGGACATTTTTGGCAAGGGCGATTCCCCCACTGAGATGGATATCGAAAGTAAGCAGTTCAGACTGGAAATCCAAAAACTGATAAAGGAGGCTTTTTACGCATCGTATTTGAAAACCAAAAAACGAACAGGATTGTTTTCGGAGCATATGGAGACCAAAAACCTGCGGGATGTTCTTCAAGATCTGATCACATTGGAAAAGTACCGATTCTTGGAGCGATACCTTCCAAACAATCAAAAGGTACTGTTCAGGAAAGCGGTTCAAAATATGTTCCCAATTGTTAGAGACAGATTGGTCGGACTGGAAACAAAAAAGGAAAGGGAAACCCTCGAAGGCAAGTTCAGGCTTATTGGCGATATATTGGAAAAGGGTATTTTCGATGTAGGGGTCAAAGGGGGAAGCGTTCGGTATTTGTTCCAAGCATTGGGAGTGGAATACCGTGATGATCGATTGTACTTCGCGGACTCCAGCAAACATTCGATTCCTATAGCTTTGGGAAACCTACCCTCCCCCAAGGACATGGAGGAATATGTATCGACAGGTTTTGTCCGGCAGAACCATTTGCTGTTGGAAATGTTGACGGCACAAAATTCCGATAATGGTTCCAAGTTGACTGCAACTGCTTTTTTTCTGCCCATGGTCTTTCCGAAGCTTTTTGAACGGATGCATCCCGTTTACAGACAACGATACGAACATACTGCACTGGGTTCATATCTAGAGCATGCCGAACGGATGCATGCCCCTTTCGAGAGATCCGCCAAGGATTATATCTCCTTTTTTAATGCCAAAGGTTTCTATTTTGTAAAGGGGGAAAATGCGCTCGAGATCAAGTCCATTTATACGGACAAAGCATCAAGTTATGTATTGCCCAAAAGAACAAATCTTTATTTGAGCTCCACTCTAAAACTAGCCGAAATTTTTAGGGAACAGCAAGCCGTTATCAATGATTTGGAAAAGAACGGAAGGAACCATTTCAAAAACCTTTGGACAGGCCACTTGATGGAATTGGGATTGTACGATAGGGTTGCATTTATGTTGACAGCAGAAAAGGTGTACCCGAACCTACACGGTAATATCGTACAGCACCACATGGACAAGGGACTCCGACAAACCGTGCATAGGGCCATGGAAAGAAAAACCAGTATCCAACAGAACCGTTTGCTCAAAAAAGGTGTCTATTCCATTGGTTCCTTGTTGGTCGATAGAGATGGAGACCACGAGGAGGTATTTAACGGGTTCAGGGACGAGCTGACCGATTGGTCAAAACATAAGGGCAAGGAAATTTCGTTCTAA
- a CDS encoding site-specific integrase, with product MRTRSTFSISFWISTSRRSDNTAKIYARITVDSQRANMSLKYTIPAEVWDRKGSKVLGRTKKAQEINTYLMEVETELFQCYRELRSRTPHITPQMVKAHYFGEDVSEFTLKNLFEYHNTHNAHILCKATLSHYKTCQKYLLRYIKKQYKCDDYRLSQLNYQFIVGFETYLRKLHPINHHGNLSNNGAMKHIQRLRKMIRIAIDNEWIDKNPFQKFKVRMERKEREFLTLSELQKIQDYFTGIERLRIVKDLFIFSCYTGISYCDLMDLSEDNLVLGIDGKYWISTKRMKTKNSFKLPLVGPALSIIKRYQYHPKRVSEKLFPRISNQKLNSYLKEIADACDITKNVTFHVARHTFATTITLSNGVPIETVSKILGHTKLATTQVYARVLDKKISEDMSGLESILETKFSDSSRDGEKLRNSKF from the coding sequence ATGAGAACTCGGTCAACATTTTCAATCAGTTTCTGGATAAGCACTTCCCGAAGGAGTGACAACACCGCGAAGATCTATGCCCGAATTACCGTTGATTCGCAAAGGGCTAACATGAGCCTTAAGTATACTATTCCGGCAGAAGTTTGGGATAGAAAGGGGTCGAAGGTTCTGGGTCGGACTAAAAAAGCGCAGGAAATCAACACTTATCTTATGGAGGTTGAGACAGAACTATTCCAATGCTATCGTGAACTTCGATCTAGAACGCCTCATATAACTCCACAGATGGTCAAGGCTCACTATTTTGGAGAAGATGTGAGTGAATTTACTTTAAAGAATTTGTTCGAGTATCACAATACGCACAATGCACATATTCTTTGCAAGGCTACTCTTAGTCATTACAAGACCTGTCAAAAGTACTTATTAAGGTATATCAAGAAGCAATATAAATGTGATGATTACAGATTATCACAGCTCAATTACCAATTTATCGTAGGATTTGAAACATATCTACGCAAACTGCATCCAATAAACCATCATGGAAACCTTTCAAACAATGGCGCTATGAAGCATATTCAGCGCCTACGTAAAATGATTAGGATAGCCATTGATAATGAATGGATAGATAAAAATCCATTTCAAAAGTTCAAGGTCAGGATGGAAAGAAAGGAAAGAGAGTTTCTGACTTTATCGGAACTTCAAAAAATTCAAGATTATTTTACAGGGATTGAGCGGTTACGAATTGTGAAGGACTTATTTATTTTTAGTTGTTATACAGGCATTTCCTATTGTGATTTAATGGACTTGTCTGAAGATAACCTTGTGCTGGGTATTGATGGAAAATATTGGATAAGCACAAAAAGGATGAAGACCAAAAATAGCTTTAAGCTTCCATTGGTAGGTCCGGCATTGTCTATCATTAAACGATATCAATATCATCCTAAACGGGTATCTGAAAAACTGTTCCCCAGAATATCCAATCAAAAATTAAACAGTTATTTAAAGGAAATAGCGGATGCATGTGACATCACAAAAAATGTAACCTTCCATGTGGCCAGACATACTTTCGCCACCACTATTACTTTAAGTAATGGGGTTCCGATAGAAACTGTTTCCAAAATTTTAGGTCATACAAAATTGGCCACAACCCAAGTGTATGCTAGAGTGTTGGATAAAAAAATCAGTGAAGATATGAGCGGCTTGGAATCAATTTTGGAAACCAAGTTTTCTGACTCAAGTCGTGACGGGGAGAAGTTGAGGAATTCTAAGTTTTAA
- a CDS encoding helix-turn-helix domain-containing protein has translation MQVVCLQEEAFYALFEKVIEHVEAKRRDKPDKWIDGEEAMHILRIKSTTTLQKLRDEGKIRYSQPQKKIILYDRDSLNDYLELHARETF, from the coding sequence ATGCAAGTCGTCTGTCTACAAGAAGAAGCTTTTTATGCCCTGTTTGAAAAAGTAATCGAGCATGTGGAGGCCAAAAGAAGGGACAAGCCAGATAAATGGATCGACGGCGAGGAGGCCATGCATATCCTCAGAATAAAATCCACGACCACTTTACAGAAGCTAAGGGACGAAGGAAAGATCAGATATTCCCAGCCCCAAAAGAAAATAATACTCTATGACCGTGATTCCTTGAACGACTATCTTGAACTTCACGCCCGTGAAACCTTTTAA
- a CDS encoding Fic family protein, with translation MTETNRIEYKAELTKDLDLEKEVVAFLNYHEGGLVYIGIDKTGKTLGVADSDADMLKIKDRIKNNISPSAMGLFDVVSEEKDGKTIIKIIVASGSEKPYFKKKYGMTEKGCFLRIGTAAEPMPQKMIEELFASRTRNSIGKIKANRQDVSFEQLRIYYEEKRKPLNKQFKRNLELLTPQGDLNYVGYLLADENNVSVKVAKYKDSTRVDLAESNEYGYVSLIKATKSVLDKIELENRTITKITSKERLEKRLWNSIALREAIINAFVHNDYTKEIAPKFEIFQDRIEITSVGSLPEGLSESEFFEGFSVPRNKELMRIFKDLDLVEQLGSGIPRILQSYGKECFMFSDNFLRMVFPSAEPVYSTEQVTEQDTEQVTEQVESLIQAMNSDEYSRAEIMELVGVKHRPTFLYNYLQPAIELGIIELTIPDKPNSSKQKYKLTQKGRDRKA, from the coding sequence ATGACAGAAACCAACCGCATAGAATATAAAGCCGAACTTACCAAGGACTTAGATTTAGAAAAGGAAGTCGTGGCATTTTTAAACTACCATGAAGGCGGTTTGGTCTATATCGGTATCGATAAAACAGGAAAAACGTTGGGCGTTGCAGACTCCGATGCCGATATGCTGAAAATAAAAGACCGCATTAAAAACAATATCTCACCTTCGGCTATGGGCTTGTTTGATGTGGTTTCAGAAGAAAAAGATGGTAAAACCATCATCAAGATCATTGTTGCCAGTGGAAGCGAAAAGCCTTATTTCAAAAAGAAATACGGAATGACCGAGAAAGGCTGTTTTCTCCGTATTGGTACGGCAGCTGAGCCCATGCCCCAGAAAATGATAGAAGAATTATTTGCTTCCCGCACACGTAATTCTATTGGCAAAATAAAGGCCAATAGACAGGATGTTAGTTTTGAGCAATTACGTATTTATTACGAAGAAAAGCGGAAGCCACTCAATAAACAGTTTAAAAGGAATTTAGAACTCCTTACCCCACAAGGGGATTTAAATTATGTGGGTTACCTATTGGCAGATGAAAACAATGTTTCTGTAAAAGTAGCCAAGTACAAAGACAGCACAAGGGTTGATTTGGCAGAAAGCAATGAGTATGGTTATGTATCGCTCATCAAGGCCACTAAAAGTGTACTCGACAAGATAGAATTAGAAAACCGAACTATCACGAAAATCACGTCTAAAGAGCGTTTGGAAAAAAGGCTTTGGAACAGTATTGCACTTCGTGAAGCGATTATCAATGCCTTTGTACATAATGATTACACTAAAGAAATAGCGCCCAAGTTCGAGATATTCCAGGATAGAATAGAAATCACTTCTGTTGGGTCTTTACCTGAAGGGTTAAGCGAAAGTGAGTTTTTTGAAGGTTTTTCCGTTCCGCGTAACAAAGAACTTATGCGGATTTTCAAAGATTTGGACTTGGTAGAACAATTGGGGTCGGGTATTCCAAGAATCTTGCAATCTTATGGTAAGGAGTGTTTCATGTTCTCCGATAATTTTCTGCGGATGGTGTTTCCTTCGGCAGAACCTGTTTACTCCACCGAACAAGTCACCGAACAAGATACCGAACAAGTCACCGAACAAGTTGAAAGCCTTATTCAAGCGATGAACAGTGATGAATATTCACGGGCAGAAATAATGGAATTGGTTGGGGTCAAACATCGCCCAACGTTTTTATATAACTATTTGCAACCGGCTATCGAACTAGGCATTATCGAATTGACAATCCCGGACAAGCCCAATAGCAGCAAGCAGAAATATAAACTGACCCAGAAAGGTCGGGATAGGAAAGCTTAA
- a CDS encoding NAD(P)/FAD-dependent oxidoreductase encodes MSKIVILGAGIAGHVAASHLRRKLPKEHEVVVVSPNSNYQWIPSNIWVGIGRMKPKDILFPLAPLYAKKHIDYKQAKAISFYPEGDAEEVKPYVLAEYIAGANKGTTEKVTYDYLINATGPKLNFEATEGLSPGKNKTHSVCTYTHADEAWNALNDLIQQMKQGKQCKILIGTGHAKATCQGAAFEYILNVEQELRRHKVRDMAQITWISNEYNLGDFGMDGMLMSYGSNIMKSSEMVEMIFEDRGVSWILGAGVNKIENGVAHYETLEGDYKTESYDFAMLIPSFSGHGFKAYNKDGEDITNKLFKGFMIVDADYTSKPYEEWSVQDWPETYQNPSYPNIFAPGIAFAPPHSISKPRKSKNGTDITPAPPRTGMPSGITAKLVADNIIEIIKHSNNELHHKGSMGNMGAACIASAGFGMTKGSGVSITTYPIVPDYNKYPDTQGRKQGKTFGTIGLAGHWLKLALHHAFIYKAKMKPFWWLIPE; translated from the coding sequence GTGTCTAAAATAGTAATCTTAGGAGCAGGTATTGCAGGGCATGTAGCCGCTTCTCACTTACGCAGAAAACTACCCAAAGAGCATGAGGTTGTCGTTGTTTCACCAAACAGCAATTACCAATGGATCCCATCCAATATTTGGGTGGGAATCGGTAGAATGAAACCAAAGGACATCTTGTTTCCATTGGCACCCTTGTATGCAAAAAAGCATATCGATTATAAACAGGCTAAAGCCATAAGTTTTTACCCGGAAGGAGATGCAGAGGAGGTAAAACCTTACGTGCTGGCAGAATACATAGCAGGGGCAAATAAAGGAACCACGGAAAAAGTGACGTATGACTATCTGATCAATGCCACCGGTCCAAAACTAAACTTCGAGGCCACCGAAGGACTTTCCCCTGGAAAGAACAAAACACATTCGGTTTGTACCTATACCCATGCCGATGAGGCCTGGAACGCATTGAATGATCTGATTCAACAAATGAAACAAGGAAAACAATGCAAAATACTTATTGGAACAGGTCACGCAAAAGCCACCTGTCAAGGCGCAGCATTTGAATATATTTTAAATGTAGAGCAAGAATTGAGAAGGCACAAAGTGAGGGACATGGCCCAGATCACTTGGATTTCCAATGAATATAATTTAGGAGATTTTGGGATGGATGGTATGTTGATGAGTTATGGCAGTAATATCATGAAATCCAGTGAGATGGTAGAAATGATCTTTGAAGACAGGGGAGTTTCTTGGATTTTAGGTGCTGGGGTCAATAAAATAGAAAATGGGGTAGCCCATTACGAAACTTTGGAAGGCGATTATAAAACGGAAAGTTATGATTTTGCCATGCTGATCCCTTCATTTTCGGGTCATGGTTTTAAGGCCTACAATAAGGATGGAGAAGATATAACGAACAAACTTTTTAAAGGTTTTATGATCGTGGATGCAGATTATACATCAAAACCCTACGAAGAATGGAGTGTACAAGATTGGCCAGAAACCTATCAAAATCCATCCTATCCGAATATTTTTGCTCCAGGCATTGCCTTTGCACCGCCTCACAGCATTTCCAAACCAAGGAAGAGCAAAAATGGGACAGATATCACACCTGCTCCTCCAAGAACCGGAATGCCATCGGGTATTACGGCCAAATTGGTTGCAGATAACATTATCGAGATAATCAAACACTCCAATAATGAACTGCATCACAAAGGATCAATGGGCAACATGGGTGCTGCATGTATCGCTTCTGCTGGTTTTGGTATGACCAAGGGAAGTGGTGTGAGTATCACCACCTATCCCATTGTGCCCGATTACAACAAATATCCAGATACCCAAGGCAGGAAACAAGGCAAGACTTTTGGCACCATCGGTCTTGCAGGTCACTGGCTTAAGTTGGCCCTGCACCATGCCTTCATATATAAAGCAAAAATGAAACCCTTTTGGTGGTTGATTCCAGAATAA
- a CDS encoding toll/interleukin-1 receptor domain-containing protein, which produces MLGSDVKEKQELLSQIDIELKNLNLPKEFIKVIPASSLETEYKGNQPAFALYFGDVNGDFKDLDAIQNLLKDGTMVLPIFYNDFRADIPIILSNQNGIQYSNNEVNRIANIVLEAFELLRSTRKVFISYRRTESTSIAIQLYEALESNNFDVFLDTHSIQKGEPFQEELWHRMTDCDVIVLLNTPGFLESHWCKEEFAEAGAKQIGIVQLVWPNHQIKDIDSSSHISYPIQLKTDNFIDGVYDNKGRFIQTFVENVLQEVESVRARNLAARQDNLITEFRNIAEKNNRMVTVQPEKILTENRPNGEHIIYIPTIGIPQSTSCQSAEIKKELMGYDEVSIRLIYDDLRIRDRWLKHLDWLNDNFKKDIKTLKKQDFESWLQKA; this is translated from the coding sequence ATGTTAGGTTCAGATGTCAAGGAAAAACAAGAATTATTGAGTCAAATTGATATTGAACTCAAAAACCTAAATCTACCTAAAGAGTTCATTAAAGTCATTCCAGCATCTTCCTTGGAGACAGAATATAAAGGAAATCAACCTGCATTTGCTCTTTATTTTGGGGATGTAAATGGTGACTTTAAGGATTTAGATGCAATACAAAATCTTTTAAAAGATGGAACAATGGTACTTCCAATCTTTTATAATGATTTTCGTGCGGATATTCCTATCATTCTGTCAAATCAAAATGGAATTCAATACAGTAATAATGAAGTAAATCGAATTGCCAATATTGTGTTGGAAGCTTTTGAATTACTACGTAGTACAAGAAAGGTCTTTATTAGTTATAGAAGAACAGAATCTACTTCCATAGCTATTCAGCTTTATGAGGCGTTAGAGAGTAATAATTTTGATGTATTTCTTGACACTCATTCAATTCAAAAAGGTGAACCTTTTCAAGAAGAGCTGTGGCATCGAATGACAGATTGTGATGTAATTGTGTTATTGAACACTCCAGGGTTTCTTGAAAGCCATTGGTGTAAAGAAGAATTTGCAGAAGCTGGTGCAAAGCAAATTGGAATTGTTCAATTGGTATGGCCAAATCATCAAATCAAAGATATTGATAGTTCCTCTCATATAAGTTATCCAATTCAGTTAAAAACAGATAATTTCATTGATGGGGTTTATGATAATAAAGGTAGATTTATTCAGACATTTGTGGAGAATGTCCTTCAGGAAGTGGAATCTGTTCGTGCAAGGAATTTGGCAGCAAGACAAGACAACTTAATAACAGAGTTCAGGAATATTGCTGAGAAAAACAATAGGATGGTGACCGTTCAACCAGAAAAGATTCTAACCGAAAATAGACCCAACGGAGAACACATTATATACATACCTACTATTGGCATTCCCCAATCTACAAGCTGTCAATCCGCTGAAATTAAAAAAGAGTTGATGGGTTATGACGAGGTTTCTATTCGATTGATCTATGACGATTTAAGAATACGAGATAGGTGGTTAAAACATTTGGATTGGTTAAACGACAATTTTAAAAAGGATATAAAGACATTGAAAAAACAAGATTTCGAGTCATGGCTACAAAAAGCATAA
- a CDS encoding plasmid mobilization protein produces MEQRKKGRKRLGNRKRNHNVMLRFNDREYEKLRSICESYHLDISQRGTISPLLRRLVLNGQLEEKDKLPNTSNISYHLNRIGNNINQLVKLAHHKNLRSPNTSLENEIGKTNELLCSLIEIVGENK; encoded by the coding sequence ATGGAACAAAGGAAAAAGGGCCGGAAACGTTTGGGAAACAGGAAGCGGAACCATAACGTAATGCTGCGTTTCAACGACAGGGAATATGAAAAATTGAGATCGATCTGCGAATCCTACCATCTGGACATTTCTCAACGGGGAACCATAAGTCCATTGTTGAGAAGGTTGGTCCTGAACGGCCAACTGGAGGAAAAGGACAAGCTCCCGAACACCTCGAATATTTCCTACCATTTGAACAGGATAGGGAACAACATCAACCAATTGGTAAAACTGGCACATCATAAAAATTTGAGAAGTCCTAACACCTCTCTGGAAAACGAAATTGGGAAGACCAATGAACTCCTGTGTTCACTCATTGAGATTGTAGGAGAAAACAAATAG
- a CDS encoding TIR domain-containing protein has translation MAKKVFVSYKYKDEKVAKIQDFYYEEVDGVMKFNYRKTRVRDYVDRIQEKIGADNINLGEKDGESLEDFSNQQIESALKKRIRQCSITIVLISKGMKTMESEKEQWIPWEISYSLRVVPTGGNTKQRNAILGVVLPDENGNYDWYYTSNPYCNSITHHTGQLFKILKDNMFNILEKEFRECNGSKIHIKDEPSFIKTVKWGVFMNGNSYGYYLDKAIEIKEDESSYDIHINLD, from the coding sequence ATGGCAAAAAAAGTATTCGTTTCCTATAAGTACAAAGACGAAAAAGTTGCAAAAATTCAAGATTTCTATTACGAGGAGGTCGACGGAGTAATGAAGTTCAATTATAGAAAAACGAGAGTTCGTGATTATGTTGATAGAATACAAGAGAAAATTGGAGCAGATAACATTAATCTTGGCGAAAAAGATGGAGAGAGCCTTGAAGACTTTTCCAATCAACAAATAGAATCGGCATTAAAGAAAAGAATTCGACAATGTAGTATTACAATTGTCCTCATATCCAAAGGAATGAAAACCATGGAGTCTGAAAAAGAACAATGGATTCCGTGGGAAATATCATACTCTTTAAGGGTTGTGCCAACAGGCGGAAACACAAAACAAAGAAATGCAATATTAGGGGTTGTACTTCCAGATGAAAATGGAAATTATGATTGGTACTATACATCAAATCCTTATTGCAATAGTATAACTCATCACACAGGCCAATTATTCAAAATTCTAAAGGATAATATGTTCAACATTCTTGAAAAGGAGTTTAGGGAATGCAATGGATCAAAAATTCACATTAAAGATGAGCCTTCGTTCATTAAAACCGTGAAATGGGGTGTTTTTATGAACGGTAATTCTTATGGCTACTACCTTGATAAGGCAATTGAGATAAAGGAGGATGAAAGCTCATATGATATTCATATTAACTTAGACTAA
- a CDS encoding site-specific integrase, translating to MKTNITLSIDTRRKRKDGMCPIIFRLSHHRKTIAISTGFAVPPEYWNEKNREVKRTYKGVSSVARLNNLLTKKKTELRDDINSLEENKRLEGLSITDLKDILTKTTKKITFFEYTQQLIDEMEEANRFGNARAYKSVLGALKNFHGKKNLRFEEVNYTFLKKFETAHLKKGNSINGLSTYMRTIRAVYNKAIHQGIVSADNYPFKKYKIKSQPTAKRAISKNKIKRVLDLKLAPDSPLFHTRNYFLCSYLMNGISFIDMAFLKVGNIIDGRIQYRRQKTARPYDIKVTEQLSSIIGYYLKDKKKSEFIFPIVRREALQDQYYDVQWERKRYNKRLKEIAKLCDIEEKLTSYVSRHSMATNLILNDVPINALSKMLGHSKLQTTEIYIKNLPTHIMDEYQERLEI from the coding sequence ATGAAAACCAATATCACTCTTTCCATTGACACTAGGAGAAAACGAAAAGATGGCATGTGCCCAATTATTTTCAGATTGAGCCACCATCGAAAAACAATTGCCATTTCCACCGGGTTTGCCGTTCCACCGGAATACTGGAATGAGAAAAATCGAGAAGTCAAGAGAACCTATAAAGGGGTTTCGTCCGTTGCTCGTTTGAATAATCTCCTTACCAAAAAGAAAACCGAATTACGGGACGACATAAATAGCCTAGAAGAAAATAAGCGTTTAGAAGGTCTAAGTATAACCGACTTAAAAGACATTCTGACCAAAACGACAAAAAAGATTACCTTCTTCGAATATACCCAACAACTCATTGACGAAATGGAAGAAGCTAACCGTTTTGGCAATGCCAGAGCCTATAAGAGTGTATTGGGAGCCTTAAAGAATTTTCATGGAAAGAAGAATTTACGATTTGAGGAAGTAAACTATACTTTTCTCAAGAAGTTTGAGACTGCTCATTTAAAGAAGGGGAACAGTATCAACGGGTTATCGACCTATATGCGCACAATCAGGGCTGTTTACAATAAGGCCATACATCAAGGCATAGTATCAGCTGATAACTATCCCTTTAAGAAGTACAAGATAAAATCACAGCCCACTGCAAAACGAGCCATTAGCAAGAATAAAATCAAGCGCGTTCTAGATTTAAAGCTTGCACCGGATTCCCCGCTTTTCCATACACGAAATTATTTTCTCTGTTCATATTTGATGAACGGCATTTCCTTTATTGATATGGCCTTTTTGAAAGTAGGCAACATCATTGATGGCAGAATCCAATACCGAAGACAAAAAACAGCCAGACCTTATGACATAAAAGTAACCGAACAATTGTCCTCAATAATTGGCTACTATTTAAAGGACAAGAAAAAATCGGAATTTATCTTTCCAATTGTAAGAAGGGAAGCCTTACAGGATCAATACTATGATGTACAATGGGAACGGAAGCGATATAATAAAAGGCTCAAAGAAATCGCCAAACTGTGCGACATTGAAGAAAAACTAACAAGTTATGTTAGCCGTCATTCAATGGCAACAAATCTTATCCTCAATGACGTACCCATAAATGCACTGAGCAAAATGCTCGGTCATAGCAAACTCCAGACCACTGAGATCTATATTAAAAATCTTCCAACCCATATTATGGACGAATATCAGGAAAGACTGGAAATCTGA